The following proteins are encoded in a genomic region of Desulfomicrobium escambiense DSM 10707:
- a CDS encoding DEAD/DEAH box helicase, which produces MTTFSELGLSDLTIQALSRKGFEEPTPIQIKTIPAVLAGESDIVAQAQTGTGKTAAFGLPLLELLEQDARKVQALVLAPTRELAIQVAEEINSLRGGRTVSVTPIYGGQSMEIQLRNLRRGVSVVVGTPGRVLDHLRRGTLDLSSIRFLILDEADEMLNMGFLEDVTEIMEQTAADKRTMLFSATMPPEILRVAKKYMGDYQVIRAASEQLTATQTDQIYFEVSAADKFEALCRIIDMEEDFYGLVFTRTKVDADAVSQRLMERGYDADTLHGDMSQSLREKILAKFKKRLARILVATDVAARGIDVHDLTHVINFDLPHDPEAYVHRVGRTGRAGKEGIAITFITPSEYRRLQFISKQAKTDIRKARLPKVSDVIQMKKERIRAELAAIVATEPELEFLGMAQELLEQSKPRETLAALLQHMFQEELDASNYREIEDAFVVDKKGKTRLFVTQGRKDGLTPKRLLTFLDENCRIPSRKVWDIQIMETFAFVSLPFQEAEKVLSMFNRKGKDGGFVFTKAKGRPTPPPVRK; this is translated from the coding sequence ATGACGACTTTTTCCGAATTGGGTCTGTCCGACCTGACCATCCAGGCTCTGTCCCGCAAGGGCTTCGAGGAGCCCACCCCCATCCAGATCAAGACCATCCCGGCCGTGCTGGCCGGCGAAAGCGACATCGTGGCCCAGGCCCAGACGGGCACGGGCAAGACCGCGGCCTTCGGCCTGCCGCTGCTGGAACTCTTGGAGCAGGACGCCCGCAAGGTGCAGGCCCTGGTCCTGGCCCCGACCCGCGAACTGGCCATTCAGGTGGCAGAGGAGATCAATTCCCTGCGCGGCGGCCGGACCGTCAGCGTGACCCCCATCTACGGCGGGCAGTCCATGGAGATCCAGCTGCGCAACCTCAGGCGCGGCGTGTCCGTGGTCGTCGGCACCCCGGGCCGTGTCCTCGACCACCTGCGCCGCGGCACCCTCGACCTCTCAAGCATCCGCTTCCTCATCCTCGACGAGGCCGACGAGATGCTGAACATGGGCTTTCTGGAAGACGTGACGGAGATCATGGAGCAGACGGCGGCCGACAAGCGGACCATGCTCTTCTCCGCCACCATGCCCCCGGAAATCCTGCGCGTGGCCAAGAAATACATGGGCGACTACCAGGTCATCCGCGCCGCGTCCGAACAGCTGACCGCCACCCAGACCGACCAGATCTACTTCGAGGTGTCGGCGGCCGACAAGTTCGAGGCCCTGTGCCGCATCATCGACATGGAGGAGGACTTCTACGGGCTGGTCTTCACCCGCACCAAGGTCGACGCCGACGCCGTGTCCCAGCGCCTCATGGAGCGCGGCTACGACGCCGACACCCTGCACGGCGACATGTCCCAGAGCCTGCGCGAGAAGATCCTGGCCAAGTTCAAGAAGCGCCTGGCGCGCATCCTCGTGGCCACGGACGTGGCCGCGCGCGGCATCGACGTGCACGACCTGACCCACGTCATCAATTTCGACCTGCCCCACGACCCCGAGGCCTACGTGCACCGCGTCGGCCGCACGGGCCGCGCCGGCAAGGAAGGCATCGCCATCACCTTCATCACGCCGTCCGAATACCGCCGCCTGCAGTTCATCAGCAAGCAGGCCAAGACGGACATCCGCAAGGCGCGCCTGCCCAAGGTCAGCGACGTCATCCAGATGAAGAAGGAGCGTATCCGGGCGGAACTGGCGGCCATCGTGGCCACGGAGCCGGAACTGGAATTTCTGGGCATGGCCCAGGAACTGCTCGAACAGAGCAAGCCGCGCGAAACCCTGGCCGCCCTGCTGCAGCACATGTTCCAGGAGGAACTCGACGCCTCCAACTACCGCGAGATCGAGGACGCCTTCGTGGTCGACAAGAAAGGCAAGACCCGCCTCTTCGTCACCCAGGGCCGCAAGGACGGTCTGACCCCCAAGCGCCTGCTGACCTTCCTGGACGAGAACTGCCGCATCCCGTCGCGCAAGGTCTGGGACATCCAGATCATGGAGACCTTCGCCTTCGTGTCCCTGCCCTTCCAGGAAGCCGAGAAGGTGCTGTCCATGTTCAACCGCAAGGGCAAGGACGGCGGCTTCGTCTTCACCAAGGCCAAGGGGCGCCCGACCCCGCCGCCCGTCAGGAAATAG